From a region of the Chondrinema litorale genome:
- a CDS encoding ThuA domain-containing protein gives MKMISLRTPYLLLGFFLLCFSCTKQQQHKNILVFSKTEGFRHESIEAGKTALTKMAQEKGFDVSFTEDATQFNENNLKKYNTIVFLNTTGDILNDEQQTSFERYIQAGGGYVGIHSATDTEYDWPWYGALAGAYFLDHPSDPSNVQKGKFMVTETNWATEGMPKEFERTDEFYSYKNISPKINVVVELDNESYIGGNNPGFHPMSWYQEFDGGRAFYTGMGHTDETFSEKLFLDHLWAGINYTSGGDTPKPLDFSKAKPEENRFTKVVLKEKLDEPMELTILDDRRILFIQRKGEVLLYNILTKELKTIAKIPVSLKYVSKEGKESTAEDGLLGLNKDPNFAENHWIYLYYSPVEEPMNVLARFELDGDELLLDTKKVMLEVPTQREECCHTGGSIAWDSEGNLYLSTGDNTNPHGSSGYSPSDERDGRSAWDAQKSSANTNDLRGKILRITPQADGTYKIPAGNLFSEGTDKTRPEIYTMGHRNPFRISIDQHTGYLYWGDVGPDASKPDSTRGPAGHDEVGQAKKAGNFGWPHFVGNNIAYHKYDFENEISLPKWDPKAPINTSPNNTGLEKLPPAQNAFIWYPYAESEIFPLVGAGGRNAMAGPVYYSGDFKNAERAFPSYYDGKLLAYEWMRGWIMSVTMDEEGNLASMERFMPSYRFSNPMDMEFHENGDLYMLEYGSGWFTQNDDARLIRIEYNGGNRKPQIKMIASQMGGSVPFDLKLSAAGTTDADADELKYTWKVTSDNNFSETINTQDANLNLNDIGVYNVTLTVDDGKGGVNSQSMEVVAGNEPPVLTLDMPNSNKSFYVPNASVAYDIQVNDKEDGSLESGIDPAEVSVSIDYLAEGFDQIEIAQGHRSADASAQFVSGKKLIDGSDCVACHKQKEKSIGPSYLDVALKYKGDNNAVEYLSKKIISGGGGVWGETAMAAHPQLSAEEASDIAKYILSISNQKKDENALPTKGSFVAKVPEGDKGIGIYIVRAAYQDQGANNMPPLMAEKTFVLRSSRIDVHTFDEYVDINKMSFGGNNIAIPSKSGSYMSINQIDLSGLASVQLAAAAPKAQLNAAGGKVELRIGSPDGTLIGESKFLEASDKPGFAPDIINAPINLPNDYDGSLKDLYLVFVNDTPDNANSLMVVMGIEFKMANGKTEIVEASNQKTNKL, from the coding sequence ATGAAAATGATTTCACTTCGCACTCCCTATTTACTTTTAGGATTTTTCCTATTATGCTTTTCGTGTACTAAGCAGCAACAACACAAAAACATCTTGGTTTTTAGCAAAACGGAAGGTTTTAGACATGAATCAATTGAAGCTGGTAAAACAGCACTTACAAAAATGGCTCAAGAAAAAGGCTTTGATGTGAGCTTTACTGAAGATGCCACACAGTTTAATGAAAATAACCTAAAGAAATACAATACGATTGTCTTTTTGAACACCACAGGCGATATACTCAACGATGAACAACAAACCTCGTTTGAGCGATATATACAAGCTGGAGGTGGCTATGTGGGTATCCACTCAGCTACAGATACTGAGTACGATTGGCCTTGGTATGGTGCACTAGCAGGAGCATATTTTCTAGACCATCCGAGTGACCCAAGTAATGTGCAGAAAGGTAAATTTATGGTAACTGAGACTAATTGGGCTACAGAAGGAATGCCTAAAGAGTTTGAGCGTACTGATGAATTTTATAGCTATAAAAACATCTCTCCTAAAATAAATGTAGTAGTCGAGCTGGATAATGAAAGCTACATTGGCGGCAACAATCCCGGTTTCCACCCAATGAGCTGGTATCAGGAATTTGATGGTGGACGTGCTTTTTATACAGGAATGGGACATACAGATGAAACATTTTCAGAGAAATTATTTTTGGATCATCTTTGGGCTGGAATCAATTATACATCAGGTGGAGATACTCCAAAACCTTTAGATTTTAGCAAAGCAAAACCAGAAGAAAACCGCTTTACAAAAGTAGTGCTCAAAGAAAAGTTGGATGAACCAATGGAGCTTACTATACTTGATGATAGAAGAATACTTTTTATTCAGCGTAAAGGAGAAGTGCTACTTTATAACATTCTTACTAAAGAACTTAAAACTATTGCCAAGATTCCTGTAAGCTTAAAATATGTAAGCAAAGAGGGAAAAGAATCTACTGCAGAGGATGGCCTTTTAGGCTTAAATAAAGACCCTAATTTTGCCGAAAACCACTGGATTTATCTTTATTATTCTCCAGTAGAAGAGCCTATGAATGTATTAGCCCGCTTCGAATTGGATGGTGATGAGTTACTACTTGATACTAAAAAAGTAATGTTAGAAGTTCCTACACAAAGAGAAGAATGCTGCCACACAGGTGGTTCAATTGCTTGGGATAGTGAAGGAAATCTTTATTTATCAACTGGTGACAATACCAATCCACATGGCTCTAGTGGTTATAGCCCAAGTGATGAACGTGATGGCAGAAGTGCTTGGGATGCGCAAAAATCATCTGCTAACACAAACGATTTAAGAGGTAAAATTTTAAGAATTACGCCACAAGCAGATGGTACTTACAAAATACCAGCAGGTAATCTTTTCTCAGAAGGAACAGATAAAACTCGTCCAGAGATTTATACAATGGGACACAGAAATCCTTTTAGAATTTCTATTGACCAACACACTGGTTATTTATATTGGGGAGATGTAGGACCAGATGCTTCTAAACCAGATTCTACTCGCGGTCCTGCTGGCCACGATGAAGTAGGACAAGCAAAAAAAGCCGGAAACTTTGGTTGGCCTCATTTTGTAGGTAATAATATTGCTTACCATAAATACGATTTTGAAAATGAGATTTCTTTGCCAAAGTGGGATCCGAAGGCTCCAATTAATACTTCTCCTAATAACACTGGCTTAGAAAAACTACCACCTGCCCAAAATGCTTTTATTTGGTATCCTTATGCCGAGTCTGAGATATTTCCACTAGTTGGTGCAGGTGGAAGAAATGCTATGGCTGGTCCAGTTTATTATTCAGGAGATTTTAAAAATGCCGAAAGGGCTTTCCCAAGTTATTACGATGGCAAATTGCTTGCTTACGAATGGATGCGTGGTTGGATTATGTCTGTAACGATGGATGAAGAAGGTAACTTAGCTTCTATGGAGCGTTTTATGCCAAGCTATCGCTTTAGTAATCCGATGGACATGGAATTTCATGAAAATGGAGACCTTTATATGCTCGAATATGGCTCTGGTTGGTTTACACAAAACGATGATGCCCGACTGATCAGAATTGAATACAACGGAGGAAACCGTAAACCACAAATCAAAATGATTGCTAGCCAAATGGGCGGTTCAGTTCCATTCGACTTAAAACTAAGTGCAGCAGGTACAACCGATGCAGATGCAGATGAATTAAAGTATACTTGGAAGGTTACCTCAGATAACAATTTCTCAGAAACTATTAATACTCAAGATGCTAACTTAAACCTAAATGACATTGGTGTTTATAATGTTACTCTTACTGTAGACGATGGAAAAGGCGGAGTAAACTCTCAAAGTATGGAAGTAGTTGCAGGTAACGAACCTCCTGTTTTAACACTAGATATGCCAAATAGCAACAAATCTTTTTATGTTCCTAATGCATCAGTGGCTTACGATATACAAGTAAATGATAAAGAAGATGGAAGTTTGGAGAGTGGAATTGATCCTGCAGAAGTTTCTGTTTCTATTGATTATTTGGCAGAAGGTTTCGATCAAATTGAAATTGCTCAAGGCCACCGTTCTGCTGATGCGTCTGCCCAATTTGTTTCTGGTAAGAAATTGATTGACGGAAGTGATTGTGTGGCTTGCCATAAGCAAAAAGAAAAGTCTATTGGCCCATCTTATCTGGATGTTGCACTCAAATACAAAGGAGACAACAATGCAGTAGAGTATTTAAGTAAGAAAATTATTTCTGGTGGTGGAGGTGTTTGGGGTGAAACTGCTATGGCTGCACATCCTCAACTTTCTGCAGAAGAGGCATCTGACATCGCTAAGTATATTCTTAGTATATCTAATCAGAAAAAAGATGAAAATGCACTTCCAACAAAAGGTAGTTTTGTAGCGAAAGTACCTGAAGGAGACAAAGGAATTGGTATTTATATAGTTCGTGCCGCTTACCAAGATCAAGGAGCTAACAACATGCCTCCGTTAATGGCAGAAAAAACATTTGTTTTGAGATCGTCTAGAATAGATGTACATACTTTTGATGAATATGTAGATATCAACAAAATGTCTTTCGGTGGGAATAATATAGCTATCCCTTCAAAATCTGGCTCTTATATGTCAATCAATCAAATTGATTTATCAGGCTTAGCTTCTGTACAATTGGCTGCGGCAGCACCAAAAGCTCAATTAAATGCTGCGGGTGGTAAGGTTGAGTTACGTATTGGAAGTCCTGATGGAACATTAATTGGTGAGTCTAAATTCTTAGAAGCCTCAGACAAACCTGGATTTGCACCAGATATTATTAATGCTCCTATAAATTTACCAAACGATTATGATGGTTCACTTAAAGACCTTTACCTAGTTTTTGTAAATGATACACCAGATAATGCCAACTCATTAATGGTTGTAATGGGAATAGAATTTAAAATGGCTAATGGAAAAACTGAGATCGTTGAAGCATCCAACCAAAAAACAAATAAACTGTAA
- a CDS encoding WG repeat-containing protein encodes MGEFVIQPRFDDVHRFSEGFAAVRIDSFWGYIDSIGNVKIEPQYYEVEDFSCGLALVDLINISAEQIFINKSGEIAFKPQTYTWSFSEGLAKSKIDNKIVFYNLKGEITIKTDYLYGDSFKNGLAKIWDKDSTKYIDKTGKEIIKLSGIGHSPFSEDIAIVRKNFNVLINKKGKIVVDTPSLDGVLFDFSEGLAQITYAGESLSSGFVDTKGEIIVPMEYNSTDKFNGGYAAFKKNNKWGFFNTKGEIVIPPIFDNIDHEYGFKYGLCWAKKDKVRGYINNLGNFIWIQNDNYLYEPIDTLNWKLDTLNAESFLFLNQSISNNYPHKIQSDSSSIIQLKVVPELLTPYENKYFGLKIFLINGSKDSLNIHTQDENIKLYQQVKVNDGKWVTLENKSSILCISSISHFLLLPKNYIVFATPILKGDINSKFRIVLHINNKLKIYSNEFEGCFSSTILKENLSD; translated from the coding sequence ATTGGTGAATTTGTAATACAGCCAAGATTTGATGATGTTCATAGATTCTCAGAAGGATTTGCAGCTGTAAGAATTGATTCATTTTGGGGTTATATCGATTCTATAGGTAATGTAAAAATCGAACCTCAATATTATGAAGTGGAAGATTTCTCTTGTGGATTAGCTTTAGTTGATCTAATAAATATCTCAGCTGAACAAATATTTATAAATAAATCTGGTGAAATCGCATTTAAACCCCAAACCTATACATGGAGTTTTAGTGAAGGATTAGCAAAAAGCAAAATAGATAATAAAATAGTCTTCTATAATTTGAAAGGTGAAATCACAATAAAAACAGACTATCTATATGGAGATTCATTCAAAAATGGATTGGCTAAGATTTGGGACAAAGATAGCACTAAATATATTGATAAAACTGGTAAAGAAATCATCAAGTTGAGTGGTATAGGCCATAGTCCCTTTTCAGAAGATATTGCTATTGTTAGAAAAAACTTTAATGTATTAATTAATAAAAAGGGGAAGATTGTTGTCGATACACCAAGTCTTGATGGAGTTCTCTTCGATTTTTCGGAAGGATTAGCACAAATAACTTATGCAGGTGAAAGTTTATCTTCTGGATTTGTTGATACTAAAGGAGAAATTATTGTCCCAATGGAATACAATTCTACCGATAAATTTAATGGTGGATATGCTGCTTTCAAAAAAAATAACAAGTGGGGCTTCTTTAATACCAAAGGCGAAATTGTGATTCCACCAATATTTGATAATATAGATCATGAATACGGTTTTAAATATGGGTTATGTTGGGCTAAAAAAGATAAAGTTAGAGGGTACATCAATAACTTAGGCAATTTCATTTGGATCCAAAATGATAATTATCTCTATGAACCTATTGATACTTTAAACTGGAAACTTGATACCTTAAATGCTGAAAGTTTTCTTTTTCTAAACCAATCGATATCAAATAATTATCCTCATAAAATACAAAGTGATTCATCTTCTATAATTCAACTAAAAGTAGTTCCAGAGTTGCTTACTCCTTACGAAAATAAATATTTTGGTTTAAAGATTTTTTTAATTAATGGTTCGAAAGATTCATTAAATATTCATACTCAAGATGAAAATATAAAACTATACCAACAAGTAAAAGTAAATGATGGGAAGTGGGTAACCTTAGAAAATAAAAGTTCAATATTATGTATAAGTAGCATAAGTCATTTTTTACTCCTACCAAAAAATTATATAGTATTTGCAACACCTATTTTAAAAGGAGATATAAATAGTAAATTTAGAATTGTACTTCACATAAATAATAAGCTGAAAATTTATTCTAATGAATTTGAAGGATGTTTTTCAAGTACTATTCTTAAAGAGAATCTATCAGATTAA
- a CDS encoding zinc-dependent peptidase, whose protein sequence is MIYLLPIIIIGIFSFVWFRKNTMPSWNTPIEPFPNEWRIILHKEVTFYNSLSDEEQKKFEYKIQEFLLNCRITGIETTVDTTDKLLIASSAIIPIFAFDNWRYSNLKEVLLYPTSFNKQFETSGEERLILGMVGTGYMEGKMILSQQALKHGFKNETDKKNTAIHEFVHLIDKADGVIDGIPSLLLEKQYTIPWLDLINKSIDEIYNGKSDINPYGGTNRAEFFSVISEYFFERPKLLERKHPELYALLERIFKQDMTARKLKKVTISRNSPCPCNSGEKFKDCCGKVHYKKKH, encoded by the coding sequence ATGATTTATCTACTACCAATAATTATCATCGGTATATTTAGCTTTGTTTGGTTCAGAAAAAACACTATGCCAAGTTGGAATACACCAATAGAACCTTTTCCTAATGAATGGAGAATTATTTTGCACAAAGAAGTTACTTTTTACAATTCCCTTTCTGATGAAGAGCAAAAGAAATTTGAATACAAAATTCAAGAGTTTTTACTGAACTGTAGAATTACAGGTATCGAAACTACAGTCGATACGACCGATAAACTCCTGATAGCTTCTAGTGCCATTATTCCCATTTTTGCTTTTGACAATTGGAGATACAGCAACCTTAAAGAAGTGTTACTCTACCCTACCTCGTTTAATAAACAATTTGAAACCAGTGGTGAAGAAAGATTAATTTTAGGCATGGTTGGCACAGGTTATATGGAAGGCAAAATGATATTATCTCAACAAGCTTTGAAACATGGTTTTAAAAACGAAACGGATAAAAAAAATACCGCAATTCATGAGTTTGTCCACCTAATAGATAAAGCTGATGGAGTAATTGACGGAATTCCATCATTACTACTAGAAAAACAATATACAATCCCTTGGCTAGACCTCATCAATAAAAGTATTGACGAAATCTATAATGGAAAATCTGATATTAACCCTTACGGTGGTACCAATAGAGCAGAGTTTTTCTCGGTTATTAGCGAATATTTTTTCGAGCGACCAAAGCTGCTTGAAAGAAAACACCCTGAGTTATATGCACTACTTGAGCGAATTTTTAAGCAAGATATGACAGCTAGAAAACTCAAAAAAGTAACAATTAGCCGAAATAGCCCATGCCCCTGCAACAGTGGTGAAAAGTTTAAAGATTGCTGCGGCAAAGTCCATTATAAAAAGAAACACTAA